The Algoriphagus sp. TR-M9 genome has a window encoding:
- a CDS encoding 3'-5' exonuclease — protein MADFFDHLNDILFLDIETASLTEKFEDLPERIQEEWLKKERLIQSSADQNEPGDLYFDRAGIHAEFGQVVCVGVGYFQWKKKDKKLVFRSKCYADPEERELLLEFKALLEKKKWILCAHNGKEFDFPYLCRRMLVQGIALPEPLQIAGKKPWEVRHLDTMELWKFGDYKHYTRLELLASIFAVPSSKDDLDGSQVNTTFHLEKDVEKIKKYCLKDVEVTARVFLAMHPQQEELEIEIIQLEDSKKDHKD, from the coding sequence ATGGCAGATTTTTTTGATCACTTGAATGACATCCTTTTCCTCGACATTGAGACAGCCTCATTGACGGAGAAATTTGAAGATCTGCCCGAGCGAATCCAAGAAGAATGGCTGAAGAAAGAAAGGTTAATCCAATCCTCGGCTGATCAAAATGAGCCCGGAGATCTATATTTCGACCGGGCAGGAATCCATGCTGAATTTGGGCAGGTAGTATGTGTGGGAGTGGGCTATTTCCAATGGAAAAAGAAGGACAAAAAGCTGGTATTCCGGTCAAAATGTTATGCAGATCCGGAGGAAAGGGAACTTCTTTTGGAATTCAAGGCTTTGTTAGAAAAGAAAAAATGGATTCTTTGCGCCCATAACGGTAAAGAATTTGATTTCCCATACCTATGTCGCAGAATGCTGGTGCAGGGAATTGCTCTTCCGGAGCCTTTGCAGATTGCAGGCAAAAAGCCATGGGAAGTTCGCCATCTTGACACGATGGAATTGTGGAAATTCGGAGATTATAAACATTACACCCGATTAGAACTTTTAGCTTCGATTTTTGCAGTACCCTCATCCAAGGATGATCTGGACGGAAGTCAGGTCAACACCACTTTTCATCTGGAAAAGGACGTGGAGAAAATCAAAAAGTACTGCTTGAAAGACGTAGAAGTGACTGCAAGGGTCTTTTTGGCCATGCATCCACAGCAGGAAGAACTGGAGATCGAAATCATCCAATTAGAAGATTCAAAAAAAGATCACAAAGATTAA
- the lipB gene encoding lipoyl(octanoyl) transferase LipB, producing the protein MNEIINKKVEFRDLGNMDYQEAWDYQEKLFAAIVDLKIKNRGLQPSEQSPTSNYVLFVEHPHVYTLGKSGKEENLLLDQKGLEDHQAQYYKINRGGDITYHGPGQLVGYPILDLDNFFTDIHRYLRLLEESIILTLADYGVEAGRIDGLTGVWIDHIAQQNPRKICAMGVKSSRWVTMHGFAFNVNADISYFGHIIPCGIDDKAVTSLHLELGRPVDLQEVKIKVQGHLKDLFEMDTTASI; encoded by the coding sequence ATGAATGAAATTATCAATAAAAAAGTAGAATTCCGAGACCTCGGCAACATGGATTACCAGGAAGCCTGGGATTATCAGGAGAAGCTTTTTGCCGCCATCGTTGACTTAAAAATCAAAAACAGGGGATTACAGCCTTCAGAGCAATCACCCACTTCGAATTACGTGTTATTTGTCGAGCACCCACATGTGTACACCCTGGGCAAAAGCGGCAAAGAGGAAAATCTACTATTGGATCAAAAAGGACTGGAAGATCACCAGGCTCAATATTATAAAATCAATCGTGGAGGCGATATCACCTATCATGGCCCTGGGCAGCTGGTAGGCTACCCGATATTGGACCTGGATAATTTCTTTACGGACATCCACAGGTACCTCAGGTTACTTGAAGAATCCATTATTTTGACTTTGGCAGATTATGGCGTAGAGGCTGGTAGGATTGATGGACTCACAGGAGTATGGATAGACCATATAGCCCAGCAAAATCCCAGAAAAATATGTGCAATGGGAGTCAAGTCCAGCCGATGGGTCACCATGCACGGCTTTGCATTCAATGTCAATGCGGATATCAGTTATTTTGGCCACATTATCCCATGTGGGATAGATGATAAAGCAGTGACATCTCTGCATCTTGAACTAGGCAGACCAGTGGATCTACAGGAGGTTAAAATAAAAGTACAGGGCCATTTGAAGGATTTATTTGAAATGGACACCACAGCTTCAATTTGA
- a CDS encoding YraN family protein has translation MAEHNDSGRLAEQLAADWLVQKGYELLDTNYRYSHSEIDLILKHKGLLIFVEVKFRSGTGFGFAEEFVDSTKRRLIIKAADHYIYENDWHHDIRFDIVGVYKDRHGNINFRHFEDAFY, from the coding sequence ATGGCAGAGCATAATGATTCTGGAAGATTGGCAGAGCAGCTAGCAGCTGACTGGTTGGTGCAAAAAGGGTACGAACTATTGGATACCAATTACAGGTACTCCCACTCAGAGATAGATTTGATTTTAAAGCATAAAGGGCTGCTGATTTTTGTAGAAGTTAAGTTCAGGTCTGGAACTGGCTTTGGTTTTGCGGAGGAGTTTGTAGATTCCACCAAGCGCAGGCTGATTATCAAAGCAGCTGACCATTATATTTATGAAAATGATTGGCATCATGATATCCGTTTTGATATAGTTGGCGTTTATAAGGATCGACACGGGAATATCAATTTCCGTCATTTTGAAGATGCTTTTTATTAA
- a CDS encoding YSC84-related protein: MKKLTFTILFAMMAVLTFAQSEKKDRQIEEDSQEAKAAFIKDDPGMQDLFDSSYGYIILPNVGKGGLGIGGAAGNGVAFQGGKQVGYAKMTQVTIGFQAGGQAYSEVVFFEDSAAFDRFKANNVEMSAQVSAVAAASGASANAKYIDGVAVFTRTKGGLMYEASVGGQQFKFREK, encoded by the coding sequence ATGAAGAAATTAACGTTTACCATCCTGTTTGCCATGATGGCAGTTTTGACTTTTGCGCAGAGCGAAAAGAAAGACCGACAAATCGAAGAAGACAGTCAGGAAGCCAAAGCTGCATTTATTAAAGACGATCCGGGAATGCAGGATCTTTTTGACTCATCCTATGGATATATTATCCTACCAAATGTAGGAAAAGGAGGGCTAGGGATAGGTGGGGCTGCCGGAAATGGTGTGGCCTTTCAAGGAGGAAAGCAGGTGGGGTATGCAAAAATGACGCAGGTAACCATAGGTTTTCAGGCCGGCGGACAGGCTTATTCTGAAGTGGTTTTCTTCGAAGATTCGGCTGCTTTTGACCGCTTCAAAGCCAATAATGTGGAAATGTCTGCGCAGGTTTCAGCAGTAGCCGCAGCTTCAGGAGCATCTGCCAATGCCAAATATATTGACGGAGTGGCCGTTTTTACCCGAACAAAAGGCGGCTTGATGTATGAGGCCTCTGTAGGTGGCCAGCAATTCAAGTTCCGCGAGAAATAA
- a CDS encoding toxin-antitoxin system YwqK family antitoxin: MSRYYISFIFLFFLSGATFAQNEESNPKADPDSSGVVNSALLPTTMPLLLFDDSKEKEEKKEKKKKARKNEWFGIKTRKGYTRQEFRGQQVIEYFNYTDAERRPDPYIRDVYWYDPQERAVNSDGYVVGEGYLLHGPYERVVNEQVVESGMFYYGTKHKTWMLFDSENVLQDKNHFEAGWPRESRIRYYDQTSKSIKEIIPVQYDLEEGNYYHFYEDQQVAVTGEYEYGEKVGLWTEYWDTGNTKAIRKREIQYQEQAYTKNFRPYIRAEWDKDGNLVYRKDN, encoded by the coding sequence ATGAGTAGATATTATATCAGTTTTATTTTCCTGTTCTTTTTGAGCGGAGCCACTTTTGCCCAAAACGAAGAATCGAACCCCAAAGCTGACCCGGACAGCAGCGGAGTAGTGAACTCTGCCTTGCTGCCCACGACTATGCCCTTGCTGCTCTTTGATGATTCCAAGGAGAAGGAGGAAAAGAAGGAGAAAAAGAAAAAAGCCCGCAAAAATGAATGGTTTGGGATCAAAACCAGAAAGGGCTACACGCGCCAGGAATTCCGCGGTCAGCAAGTCATAGAATATTTTAACTATACCGATGCCGAGCGCAGGCCTGACCCCTATATCCGTGATGTATATTGGTACGATCCGCAAGAGCGGGCAGTAAACTCAGATGGCTACGTGGTGGGCGAAGGATATTTGCTTCATGGCCCATACGAAAGAGTAGTCAACGAGCAAGTAGTCGAAAGCGGGATGTTCTACTATGGCACCAAACATAAGACCTGGATGCTTTTTGATTCGGAGAATGTACTGCAGGACAAAAATCACTTCGAAGCAGGATGGCCCAGGGAGTCCAGGATCAGATATTACGACCAGACCAGCAAGTCAATCAAAGAAATCATCCCGGTACAATACGACCTGGAAGAAGGCAATTATTACCATTTCTACGAAGACCAACAGGTGGCGGTCACCGGAGAATATGAATACGGGGAAAAAGTGGGCTTATGGACCGAATACTGGGACACTGGAAACACCAAAGCGATCCGCAAACGGGAAATCCAGTATCAGGAACAGGCTTATACCAAAAATTTCCGCCCCTACATTCGTGCAGAATGGGATAAGGACGGAAATTTGGTTTACCGAAAGGACAATTGA
- a CDS encoding pyridoxal phosphate-dependent aminotransferase, whose product MNSILSDRIINMEESATLAMAKKARELKSQGTDIISLSLGEPDFKTPKHIQEAAKSAIDEGKYFSYPPVAGYQDLREAIAKKLREENEIAEAKVEHVVVSTGAKHSIANVFMCMINEGDEVVIFSPYWVSYAEIIKLAGGVPVLIEGTLENNFKATAAQLEAAITPKTKGVIFSSPCNPTGSVFSKEELEAIADVVKKHDNIMVIADEIYEKINFAGRNYSIASFPGMFDKTITVNGFSKGYAMTGWRVGYICAPLWMAKAVEKIQGQFTSGGTGIAQRAALAGITGDQTPSTEMADAYLRRRGLVLDLLRDIPGIKTHVPEGAFYFFPDVTAFFGKSAKGHTINDASDLCLYLLAEAHVSLVTGAAFGAPDCIRLSYAASDEELVDALGRMKKALGELA is encoded by the coding sequence ATGAACTCTATCTTATCAGACCGGATAATCAATATGGAGGAATCAGCCACTCTTGCCATGGCAAAAAAAGCAAGAGAACTGAAATCTCAAGGAACTGACATCATCAGCCTCAGTTTAGGCGAACCTGACTTTAAGACTCCTAAGCACATCCAGGAGGCGGCCAAGTCTGCCATAGACGAAGGCAAGTATTTTTCTTATCCCCCAGTAGCAGGTTATCAAGATCTGAGAGAAGCTATCGCAAAGAAGCTTCGTGAAGAAAATGAAATCGCCGAAGCCAAGGTAGAGCATGTGGTAGTTTCCACAGGGGCAAAGCACTCCATTGCCAATGTCTTTATGTGCATGATCAATGAAGGGGATGAAGTAGTGATTTTCTCTCCTTACTGGGTAAGTTATGCGGAGATCATCAAGCTGGCAGGCGGTGTGCCTGTTTTGATCGAAGGTACACTGGAAAATAACTTCAAGGCTACCGCAGCTCAACTTGAAGCAGCGATCACGCCTAAAACCAAAGGCGTGATTTTCTCCTCTCCTTGTAACCCTACTGGATCTGTATTCAGCAAAGAAGAGCTGGAAGCCATCGCAGATGTAGTGAAGAAGCATGACAATATAATGGTCATCGCAGATGAAATCTACGAGAAGATCAACTTTGCCGGTAGAAACTATAGCATCGCCTCTTTCCCAGGCATGTTTGACAAAACTATCACTGTAAACGGATTCTCTAAAGGCTATGCTATGACTGGCTGGAGAGTGGGCTACATCTGTGCGCCTCTTTGGATGGCCAAGGCTGTAGAGAAAATCCAAGGTCAGTTTACTTCAGGAGGTACGGGTATCGCGCAGCGAGCTGCTCTTGCTGGCATCACAGGTGATCAGACTCCGTCTACTGAAATGGCTGACGCTTACCTGAGAAGAAGAGGATTGGTGTTGGACTTATTGCGTGACATCCCAGGGATTAAGACCCACGTACCTGAAGGAGCATTTTACTTCTTCCCAGACGTGACAGCTTTCTTTGGCAAGTCTGCAAAAGGGCATACTATAAACGATGCCAGTGATCTATGCTTGTACCTGTTAGCCGAGGCTCATGTGTCCTTAGTGACTGGAGCGGCTTTTGGAGCACCGGATTGTATCAGGCTTTCTTATGCTGCGTCAGACGAAGAACTGGTAGATGCCCTGGGAAGAATGAAAAAAGCACTTGGCGAATTAGCTTAA
- a CDS encoding glycosyltransferase family 2 protein, translating to MAEVIVITPVKNSLDTTLDTARAIAASTVPVRHIIFNDFSTVETKAGLEAQQADIGYELVHLEDHTDHPSPNYKLVLQMTHKLANEAQLPFIVVESDVVVEKNTIEVMLKFQEGQAKSGLVGAVTVDEGGVVNFPYLKFKGVKEPVIDTSRSLSFCCTLFSRAFLEAYDFAALDEAKDWYDTFISKKSIELGFKNHVLMNSPVWHRPHASRPWKQLKYSNPLKYYFLKFWKGMDKI from the coding sequence ATGGCTGAAGTAATCGTAATCACTCCCGTTAAAAATTCCCTGGATACTACACTGGATACAGCTAGAGCAATAGCCGCTTCTACTGTGCCTGTTCGTCATATTATTTTTAACGATTTCAGCACTGTGGAGACCAAAGCCGGGCTGGAAGCACAACAAGCTGACATTGGTTATGAGTTAGTTCATCTGGAAGATCATACGGACCACCCTTCTCCTAATTACAAACTCGTGCTTCAGATGACTCATAAGCTAGCCAATGAAGCTCAGCTTCCTTTTATAGTAGTGGAGTCAGATGTAGTGGTGGAGAAGAATACCATAGAGGTAATGTTGAAGTTTCAGGAAGGCCAGGCAAAATCCGGCTTAGTGGGGGCAGTGACAGTGGATGAAGGGGGTGTGGTGAATTTTCCGTACTTGAAATTCAAAGGTGTGAAAGAGCCGGTGATTGATACTAGTCGTAGTTTGAGCTTTTGCTGTACACTGTTTTCACGGGCATTTTTGGAGGCTTATGATTTTGCAGCTTTGGATGAGGCAAAGGACTGGTATGACACGTTTATTTCTAAAAAGTCCATAGAACTCGGATTCAAGAATCATGTGCTTATGAACAGTCCAGTATGGCATAGACCTCATGCGAGCAGGCCATGGAAGCAACTGAAATACAGCAATCCCCTGAAATACTATTTCCTGAAGTTCTGGAAGGGGATGGATAAGATCTGA
- a CDS encoding FkbM family methyltransferase, producing MITPQVKSAFKTYWKHLRFKLSARDSFIFLFYYRFFYSPKEGCLPDFLSQYSLSKKTDFYVIQVGANDGITNDPIHKFIKRDRWKGVLLEPQPEVFRESLSKIYKNHPGLTPICAAIGYNDGSQKLYKIGFSTMRWATGLASFSEEKIKSLFDEGIVQKNCEKNGLEIPSDPDQQITSEEVKVISPETLIKTYSIHQIDLLQIDAEGFDLEVVKMFDVKKTKPNAIIFENENLNPHDLEECYRLLISENYSLREFGRDTLAVKKELVQFAHFFN from the coding sequence TTGATCACGCCACAAGTAAAATCTGCATTCAAAACTTATTGGAAACACCTGAGATTTAAGCTCAGCGCTAGAGATAGTTTTATTTTCTTATTCTATTACCGTTTTTTCTACTCTCCCAAAGAAGGCTGTTTGCCCGACTTCCTTTCCCAATATTCCCTTTCAAAAAAGACGGATTTCTATGTGATTCAGGTAGGTGCAAATGACGGGATCACTAATGACCCAATCCACAAATTCATCAAAAGAGACCGGTGGAAAGGGGTTCTGCTGGAGCCACAGCCTGAAGTATTCAGAGAATCTTTAAGCAAAATCTACAAAAACCACCCCGGGCTAACTCCTATCTGTGCGGCAATTGGTTACAATGACGGTTCCCAAAAATTATATAAAATCGGGTTTAGTACCATGAGATGGGCAACTGGACTGGCTTCCTTTTCAGAAGAGAAAATAAAAAGCCTTTTTGACGAGGGGATAGTACAGAAAAACTGTGAGAAGAATGGATTAGAAATTCCAAGTGATCCTGATCAACAGATTACATCTGAAGAAGTCAAGGTTATTAGTCCTGAAACACTCATCAAAACCTACTCAATTCACCAAATTGACCTTCTCCAAATAGATGCAGAAGGCTTTGACCTTGAAGTCGTGAAGATGTTTGATGTGAAGAAAACCAAACCTAATGCTATTATTTTCGAAAATGAGAACCTCAACCCCCATGACCTAGAAGAATGCTATCGGCTACTTATATCCGAAAATTATAGTCTTAGAGAATTTGGCAGGGATACCTTGGCTGTAAAAAAAGAACTGGTTCAATTCGCTCACTTTTTCAATTAG
- a CDS encoding glycosyltransferase family 2 protein gives MNPKVSIIIPCYNQGHFLKETVESAVNSAYPTLEIIIVNDGSTDNSEEIAEQLTESYSNVALLNQLNSGVTTARNAGIEFASGKYILPLDGDDLIAPNYISEAVQVLEKSPKVKVVYCEAVKFNESGSKEWKLKPFSRQALAKDNMIFVSGIFRKSDCMAVGGFSTDMKCGREDWEFWIKMLKNGGEVVKLPFVGFYYRLHSGSKRKKTGSNQKKRERIAYLNKHHAAFFERELNGPLRFQRTWSKPYNNLMKWLGKL, from the coding sequence TTGAATCCAAAAGTATCCATAATTATCCCCTGCTACAATCAAGGGCACTTTCTCAAAGAAACCGTAGAATCTGCTGTAAATTCAGCTTACCCTACTCTTGAAATCATTATCGTCAATGATGGCTCTACGGATAATTCAGAAGAAATAGCCGAACAACTCACCGAAAGCTATTCCAATGTAGCTTTACTAAATCAACTAAACTCCGGAGTCACCACTGCAAGAAATGCCGGAATCGAATTTGCCTCTGGCAAATACATTTTACCACTGGATGGAGATGATTTGATCGCCCCAAACTACATTTCAGAAGCAGTACAGGTTCTGGAAAAAAGCCCCAAGGTGAAGGTAGTATATTGCGAAGCTGTGAAGTTTAATGAGAGTGGTTCCAAAGAATGGAAATTAAAACCCTTTAGCAGGCAAGCCTTGGCAAAAGACAATATGATTTTCGTCAGTGGGATTTTCCGAAAGTCAGACTGCATGGCAGTCGGGGGCTTTAGCACTGATATGAAATGTGGCCGGGAGGACTGGGAGTTCTGGATCAAAATGCTAAAAAACGGCGGAGAAGTGGTAAAACTTCCTTTTGTTGGTTTCTACTACCGTCTGCACTCAGGAAGTAAGCGAAAAAAAACAGGCTCAAATCAAAAAAAACGAGAGCGAATAGCTTACCTCAATAAACACCATGCTGCGTTCTTTGAGCGTGAATTAAATGGACCGCTTCGCTTTCAACGGACTTGGTCAAAGCCTTATAACAATCTCATGAAATGGCTAGGCAAACTCTGA
- a CDS encoding DUF4421 domain-containing protein, translating into MIRAKVAIVLFMLLFSLPTFAQNLNLRYDSTYVESSRDVMATRLFFSRKYTKLVAKVPETQERLTLVPNTGLKMGLGFTYQDLTINASFPVSFLYPDKIGDWPGNLDLQSHIYAPKVIVDFFGQFYNGYKIDAENRTYADEDYLREDLRQMSLGINLNYLFFGDKLSIAAAWNQSSIQKKSAYSPFIGFEGYGGNMHGDSLLLPSNPETDVINFDRASYFMAGPNAGMAGTLVFWKSFYLTGVASVNLSGGYTKWRNVEEYKKWGVAPTYYLRGFFGYNGPRFSITTSYVYKNLNLIETGPYDQAVNTGDYRINFIYKIYAGKSFKQKFNKVNPVRIVIKE; encoded by the coding sequence ATGATCCGAGCAAAGGTTGCTATTGTCTTATTTATGCTGCTTTTCAGCCTCCCCACCTTTGCCCAGAATCTTAATCTACGCTACGATTCCACTTATGTGGAGAGTTCGCGTGACGTAATGGCTACTCGATTGTTTTTCAGTAGGAAATACACCAAACTGGTGGCTAAGGTGCCTGAGACACAGGAGCGACTCACTTTAGTGCCCAACACAGGATTGAAAATGGGCCTAGGGTTTACCTATCAGGATCTGACCATTAATGCTTCCTTTCCCGTGAGCTTTCTTTATCCGGACAAGATTGGGGATTGGCCGGGCAATTTGGATTTGCAGTCCCATATCTATGCGCCAAAGGTGATTGTGGATTTCTTCGGACAATTTTACAACGGATACAAGATAGATGCGGAAAACAGGACTTATGCTGACGAAGATTACCTAAGAGAGGATTTGCGTCAAATGTCTTTGGGGATCAATTTGAATTACTTGTTCTTTGGAGACAAATTGTCCATTGCTGCAGCTTGGAATCAGTCTTCCATCCAAAAAAAATCAGCGTATTCCCCATTTATAGGATTTGAAGGGTACGGGGGTAATATGCATGGAGATTCACTGCTACTGCCATCTAATCCAGAGACAGATGTGATTAATTTCGACAGAGCCAGTTACTTTATGGCAGGCCCAAATGCGGGTATGGCTGGGACTCTTGTGTTTTGGAAAAGCTTTTACCTCACGGGGGTCGCATCTGTCAATCTAAGTGGGGGCTACACCAAATGGAGGAATGTGGAGGAGTATAAGAAATGGGGTGTGGCACCTACGTATTACTTGAGAGGTTTTTTCGGGTATAATGGTCCGAGATTTTCCATTACTACCAGCTACGTGTATAAGAATTTGAATTTAATTGAAACTGGTCCCTATGATCAGGCAGTGAATACAGGTGATTATAGAATTAATTTCATCTATAAGATCTATGCAGGCAAGAGTTTTAAGCAAAAATTCAACAAGGTAAATCCTGTGCGGATTGTGATAAAAGAGTAA
- the amaB gene encoding L-piperidine-6-carboxylate dehydrogenase, whose amino-acid sequence MADQFGIQESLKRLGIKTENLGASTGSDWIDSGEGSISSISPADAVLIGKVQVTDRETYEEVIARAQVAFESWRKVPAPQRGEIVREIGNALREKKADLGKLVSYEMGKSYQEGLGEVQEMIDICDFAVGLSRQLYGLTMHSERPGHRMYEQWHALGIVGIISAFNFPVAVWSWNSALAWVCGDVCVWKPSEKAPLSAIACQLIAGEVFSKHGMPEGICSLVNGDYRVGEMMSQDVRIPLVSATGSTRMGKIVAQTVGARLGKSLLELGGNNAIIITENADMDMAIRGALFGAVGTAGQRCTSTRRLIIHEKVYEEVKSRLASAYSKLVIGNPLDEKNHVGPLIDKDAVKMYLDALEQVKLAGGKAVVEGALLEGQGFESGCYVKPAIYEAENHYEIVQHETFAPILYLIKYETLEEAIAIQNAVPQGLSSAIMTLNMREAEAFLSVAGSDCGIANVNIGTSGAEIGGAFGGEKETGGGRESGSDAWKAYMRRQTNTINYSSTLPLAQGIKFDI is encoded by the coding sequence ATGGCAGATCAATTTGGTATTCAAGAATCACTTAAAAGACTTGGGATTAAGACTGAAAACCTAGGAGCGTCTACAGGATCAGATTGGATAGATTCCGGAGAAGGATCAATCTCTTCCATCAGCCCGGCAGATGCTGTGCTGATAGGCAAAGTGCAAGTGACCGATCGGGAAACCTATGAAGAAGTCATAGCCCGGGCACAGGTAGCATTTGAAAGCTGGAGGAAGGTTCCTGCTCCACAGCGCGGAGAAATCGTGCGTGAAATCGGGAATGCCTTACGCGAGAAGAAAGCTGATCTGGGGAAGCTCGTTTCTTACGAAATGGGGAAATCTTATCAGGAAGGCCTGGGTGAAGTGCAGGAAATGATAGATATCTGTGATTTTGCAGTTGGCTTATCTAGGCAGCTCTATGGGCTGACTATGCATTCCGAGCGTCCCGGCCACCGGATGTATGAGCAGTGGCATGCATTGGGAATTGTTGGGATTATTTCTGCATTTAACTTCCCGGTGGCCGTATGGTCCTGGAATTCAGCCTTGGCCTGGGTTTGCGGAGATGTATGTGTATGGAAACCTTCAGAAAAAGCACCTCTATCGGCCATAGCCTGTCAATTGATTGCAGGGGAAGTATTTTCAAAGCATGGCATGCCAGAGGGCATCTGCTCCTTGGTAAATGGGGATTATCGAGTAGGGGAGATGATGAGCCAGGATGTGAGGATTCCGTTGGTTTCTGCCACAGGCTCCACTCGTATGGGGAAAATAGTAGCTCAGACTGTAGGAGCTAGGCTGGGCAAATCACTTTTGGAGCTAGGCGGCAACAATGCCATTATCATCACTGAAAATGCGGATATGGATATGGCCATTCGCGGGGCGCTATTTGGTGCAGTGGGAACAGCAGGTCAGCGCTGTACCAGTACTCGTCGATTGATAATACATGAAAAAGTCTACGAGGAAGTGAAATCAAGACTGGCCTCGGCTTACAGTAAACTGGTGATAGGAAATCCTTTGGATGAAAAAAACCACGTAGGTCCGCTCATTGATAAAGATGCGGTAAAGATGTATTTGGATGCGCTAGAGCAAGTGAAACTTGCCGGAGGGAAAGCAGTAGTGGAAGGAGCACTTCTGGAAGGTCAAGGTTTTGAGTCGGGATGCTATGTGAAACCTGCTATTTATGAAGCAGAAAATCATTACGAAATAGTGCAGCATGAGACTTTTGCGCCTATTCTTTACCTGATCAAGTATGAAACCTTAGAAGAGGCTATTGCCATACAAAATGCCGTTCCTCAAGGCTTATCTTCGGCTATCATGACCCTCAATATGCGGGAAGCGGAAGCTTTCCTCTCTGTGGCAGGTTCGGATTGCGGTATTGCCAATGTGAACATAGGGACTTCAGGAGCTGAAATCGGAGGGGCCTTTGGGGGTGAAAAAGAAACCGGTGGAGGTCGTGAATCAGGTTCTGATGCCTGGAAAGCTTACATGCGCCGGCAGACCAATACCATCAATTACTCCTCTACTTTGCCTTTGGCACAGGGGATTAAGTTTGATATATGA